In one Epinephelus lanceolatus isolate andai-2023 chromosome 19, ASM4190304v1, whole genome shotgun sequence genomic region, the following are encoded:
- the slc46a2 gene encoding solute carrier family 46 member 2 has translation MVMPTLCQAAFTALRQIWPVLVLEQLGSTFFDTALQMVAKDRSANATYPDAHLSTGDSQQKFMTDFFMIYNLIIRLVPIIPSMLLARLGDRGWRRVPIIVPLSGYLLSRLALLLVVIFRFPLEVMYGAGVVFGLSGGFCAFWPGVMTLVSLSSTAADRSKVMMKVELLYGIAGLVGSLMSGHLFLLYSSSLGNGTILLTVSALLHLLCLIHSIVLLQVKPVSNSEPEDNCHLLSHDSSEVPVEAPAGRSMLNVALLFAAAMLYTSAVGGAIEILGIFVLKEPLSWNAAQVGYGNAAGCLIFITSFLGVTVFRRCASDVALILIGMLSFATGIYFMSFVTTTLTFYLARSLNLFALIPMPTIRSLLSQQVPASLCGTTLTSLQLALKFAGLAYIPAFTKIYQATLNWFPGFVFTLASIITVLAMIPVSVIGCRSLRWRQYVRIQGD, from the exons ATGGTCATGCCGACTCTGTGTCAAGCCGCCTTCACGGCTCTCCGGCAGATATGGCCGGTGTTAGTGCTGGAGCAGCTGGGCAGCACTTTCTTCGACACCGCCCTGCAGATGGTGGCCAAGGACCGGTCTGCCAACGCCACCTACCCCGATGCGCACCTCTCCACGGGGGACAGCCAGCAGAAGTTCATGACGGACTTCTTTATGATCTACAACCTCATCATCAGGCTAGTTCCGATCATACCCTCGATGCTGCTGGCCAGGTTAGGTGACCGCGGCTGGAGGAGAGTCCCCATCATAGTGCCCCTCAGCGGGTACCTGCTGTCCAGGCTCGCCCTGCTCCTGGTGGTGATATTCCGCTTCCCTCTGGAGGTGATGTACGGCGCGGGGGTTGTCTTCGGGCTGTCCGGGGGATTCTGTGCCTTCTGGCCCGGCGTGATGACGCTGGTGTCGCTCTCCTCCACCGCTGCTGACCGCTCCAAG GTGATGATGAAGGTGGAGCTGCTGTATGGGATAGCAGGTCTGGTGGGCAGCCTCATGTCGGGTCATCTGTTCCTGCTGTACAGCTCCAGTCTGGGAAACGGGACCATCCTGCTCACTGTGAGCGCACTGCTGCACCTGCTCTGCCTCATACACTCCATAGTCCTgctgcag GTCAAACCAGTATCCAACAGCGAGCCAGAGGACAACTGCCACCTCCTCTCTCATGACTCCAGCGAAGTTCCCGTGGAAGCTCCTGCTGGGAGAAGCATGCTGAACGTGGCTCTCTTGTTTGCAGCTGCCATGCTGTACACCTCTGCAGTGGGTGGAGCCATAGAAATACTGGGCATCTTTGTGCTCAAAGAGCCACTCAGCTGGAATGCTGCTCAG GTGGGTTATGGGAACGCAGCAGGCTGTTTAATTTTCATCACCAGTTTCCTTGGTGTCACGGTGTTCCGCCGCTGTGCCAGCGACGTGGCACTCATCCTGATCGGCATGCTGTCATTCGCCACGGGGATTTACTTCATGTCCTTCGTCACGACAACCTTGACGTTCTACCTTG CTCGCTCACTCAACCTGTTTGCTCTCATCCCGATGCCCACCATCAGATCTCTGTTGTCACAGCAGGTTCCAGCATCCTTATGTG GCACCACTCTCACCTCCCTGCAGTTGGCGCTGAAGTTTGCCGGTCTGGCCTACATTCCTGCCTTTACTAAGATTTATCAGGCAACCCTGAACTGGTTCCCTGGCTTCGTCTTCACGCTCGCCAGCATCATAACTGTACTGGCGATGATACCCGTCAG TGTCATCGGCTGCAGATCACTTCGGTGGCGACAGTACGTGAGGATTCAGGGAGACTGA